A genome region from Pseudomonadota bacterium includes the following:
- a CDS encoding pyruvate carboxylase subunit B, with protein MNKIEFVDQTIRDAQQSLWGYTMRTEHMTPIAEIMDKVGYKAITVVGSQAFTIQVRNLNEDPWERMRILSKLITRTPLRGSYQTGSLSSFDLSTPRDIITLWIKRSIANGVKSFWICDYQENMERFRYFAQLAKAEGAELVPSLMYTSSPVHTSEHWAEKTRMIAEVKDCVDRIMIEDASGVITPEDTRKLVSTVLKNCDGLPIEFHSHCNVGLAPQCYIEAIKLGVTTVHTAVAPLANGTSLPATESILKNAKRLGFTSDLDEDALAKVSEHFRKIAEKEGMPIGVPMEYDLFHFEHQVPGGMMSNLTRQLREVGMENRLPEILEEVVLVRKDFGYPVMATPYSQIVGAQAIENVILGERYKQLTDEATKYILGYYGEPVVPVDQNVKDKVMNLPRTKEFLNWAPEGYLKTVEEIRKEVGADLSDDDLLLKLLIPGQPVRNGKPEKKIVKTMAKPAASGTVPVDFPREFSVDVDGEVFNVKISPLWDGSENVTAAQQQDDSKTSRKPVKLPAGAVLSGMAGLVLSFEVKVGDQVKAGDLVAIVEAMKMRRHVNCPHGGVVKEICAQEGEIIEPEDLLMVVV; from the coding sequence ATGAATAAAATAGAATTTGTAGATCAGACCATACGGGATGCTCAACAGAGCCTGTGGGGCTATACCATGAGAACAGAGCATATGACTCCAATTGCGGAGATAATGGATAAGGTTGGATATAAAGCCATTACAGTGGTAGGTAGTCAGGCATTTACAATACAGGTGCGAAACCTCAATGAAGATCCCTGGGAGAGAATGCGGATACTTTCCAAGTTGATAACCAGAACACCTCTCCGCGGGTCTTACCAGACAGGAAGCCTCTCTTCTTTTGATTTGAGTACACCCCGTGATATTATCACCCTCTGGATCAAGCGATCAATTGCCAACGGAGTAAAAAGTTTCTGGATATGCGATTACCAGGAGAATATGGAAAGATTCCGGTACTTTGCACAATTAGCCAAGGCTGAGGGCGCTGAGCTTGTACCATCTCTCATGTATACCTCCAGTCCGGTCCATACCAGCGAACACTGGGCTGAAAAAACCAGGATGATCGCAGAAGTGAAAGATTGTGTTGATCGGATCATGATTGAAGATGCATCAGGAGTTATAACGCCTGAAGATACGCGGAAACTCGTGTCCACTGTTCTTAAGAATTGCGATGGTCTGCCCATTGAATTTCACTCTCACTGCAATGTTGGACTTGCTCCACAGTGTTACATTGAAGCTATTAAGCTTGGCGTCACAACAGTGCATACAGCTGTTGCACCTCTCGCTAACGGTACTTCTTTGCCGGCCACAGAGAGTATTTTAAAAAATGCCAAGCGTTTGGGATTTACATCAGACCTGGATGAGGATGCCCTTGCAAAGGTTTCAGAACATTTTAGAAAAATTGCTGAAAAGGAGGGAATGCCCATTGGAGTGCCGATGGAATACGATCTCTTTCATTTTGAGCATCAGGTGCCCGGCGGTATGATGTCTAATCTTACGAGACAGCTCAGAGAGGTAGGCATGGAAAATCGTCTGCCTGAAATCCTGGAGGAAGTTGTCCTGGTTCGCAAGGATTTTGGATATCCTGTAATGGCAACACCCTATTCACAGATTGTAGGGGCACAGGCTATTGAGAATGTAATCCTTGGCGAGAGATATAAACAATTAACCGATGAGGCAACCAAGTATATTCTCGGGTACTATGGAGAGCCGGTTGTACCTGTTGACCAGAACGTCAAGGACAAAGTAATGAATTTGCCCAGAACCAAAGAATTTCTTAATTGGGCGCCCGAAGGGTACCTTAAAACCGTTGAGGAAATCCGTAAAGAGGTTGGCGCTGATCTTTCTGATGACGACCTTTTACTAAAGCTCCTTATTCCAGGACAACCGGTGAGAAACGGTAAACCTGAGAAAAAAATAGTCAAAACAATGGCGAAACCAGCGGCATCGGGCACGGTGCCTGTAGATTTTCCCCGGGAATTCAGCGTGGATGTAGATGGGGAAGTATTTAACGTCAAAATTTCACCTCTTTGGGATGGAAGCGAAAACGTAACAGCAGCCCAGCAACAGGATGATTCTAAAACATCAAGAAAACCGGTTAAGCTGCCCGCAGGTGCTGTTCTCTCCGGAATGGCAGGACTGGTCCTTTCATTTGAAGTAAAAGTGGGCGATCAGGTAAAAGCAGGCGATCTTGTGGCAATAGTTGAAGCAATGAAAATGAGAAGGCACGTCAACTGTCCGCACGGCGGAGTGGTAAAAGAAATTTGTGCTCAAGAAGGCGAAATTATTGAACCTGAAGACCTTCTAATGGTGGTGGTGTAA
- a CDS encoding acetyl-CoA carboxylase biotin carboxylase subunit, producing the protein MFKKILIANRGEIAIRIMRACREMGIQSVGVYSEADKDALFAKYADEAYFIGPAPATMSYLKMEKLIEVAKESGADGIHPGYGFLAENPKFARMCEDEGIKFIGPSSRVLALLGDKVAARREMIRAGVPVVPGTDECVTQFKQARDIAKETGYPIIIKPSGGGGGIGMTIVWSEGELEKALESTQAIAATTFGIADVYIEKYMTNPRHIEFQLLGDSHGNAIHLGERECSIQRRHQKLIEESPSPAVSAKLRKEIGEKAANAARMVGYEGAGTMEFLYSDRKLYFMEVNARVQVEHPVTEMVTGVDIVKEGIRIASGLPLSLTQKDVKLRGSAIECRINAEDPFEDFVPTPGKIKSYNAPGGPGVRVDSGVHSGYTIPPFYDPMIAKLIVWGGDRSETISRMRRALYEYIITGMKNNIPFHLAVMENPRFVKGKLGTHFIESETTLLDDMKSIMEREKLLEEKLPKLFEDKRRIAAITAVAAVTQMYGQR; encoded by the coding sequence ATGTTTAAGAAAATTCTCATAGCCAATCGTGGTGAAATAGCCATTCGTATAATGCGTGCCTGCCGGGAGATGGGTATTCAGTCCGTTGGGGTCTATTCCGAGGCTGATAAGGACGCATTATTTGCGAAGTATGCTGATGAGGCCTATTTCATCGGTCCTGCTCCGGCAACAATGAGTTATCTCAAGATGGAAAAACTGATTGAAGTGGCGAAGGAGAGCGGAGCGGATGGGATCCATCCGGGTTACGGTTTCCTTGCCGAGAACCCGAAATTTGCCAGGATGTGTGAAGATGAGGGCATAAAGTTCATCGGACCGTCGAGCAGAGTTCTTGCTCTTTTGGGCGACAAGGTAGCGGCGCGCCGGGAGATGATAAGAGCAGGGGTGCCAGTGGTGCCGGGGACTGATGAATGTGTTACACAATTCAAGCAGGCAAGGGACATAGCCAAGGAGACCGGATATCCGATTATCATCAAACCCTCCGGTGGTGGAGGGGGAATAGGGATGACGATCGTGTGGAGCGAAGGGGAACTGGAAAAAGCCCTGGAGTCGACGCAGGCCATTGCCGCGACTACCTTTGGCATAGCCGATGTTTACATTGAGAAATACATGACCAATCCTCGCCATATAGAGTTTCAGCTACTGGGAGACTCCCACGGAAACGCCATCCACCTTGGAGAGCGTGAATGTTCCATACAACGAAGACATCAGAAGTTAATTGAAGAATCCCCTTCCCCCGCCGTATCCGCAAAACTCCGTAAAGAGATTGGAGAGAAGGCTGCAAACGCCGCAAGGATGGTTGGTTATGAAGGCGCAGGGACCATGGAGTTCCTTTACTCTGATAGAAAATTGTATTTCATGGAAGTAAATGCTCGTGTGCAGGTGGAGCACCCGGTGACGGAGATGGTAACGGGTGTGGATATAGTGAAAGAGGGGATACGAATTGCCTCGGGATTGCCCTTAAGTCTCACGCAGAAGGACGTGAAACTGCGGGGTAGTGCTATTGAATGCCGTATCAATGCGGAAGATCCCTTTGAAGACTTTGTCCCAACACCGGGGAAGATCAAAAGCTATAATGCTCCGGGAGGTCCGGGTGTTCGCGTTGACAGCGGTGTGCACAGCGGGTATACGATACCTCCCTTCTATGATCCCATGATCGCGAAGCTCATTGTCTGGGGAGGAGACCGGTCTGAGACAATAAGCAGAATGCGGCGGGCGCTCTACGAATACATTATTACCGGGATGAAGAACAATATCCCCTTCCACCTGGCGGTCATGGAAAACCCGCGCTTTGTAAAAGGTAAACTTGGAACCCATTTTATCGAAAGCGAGACCACCCTGCTGGATGATATGAAGAGTATTATGGAGAGGGAGAAACTATTAGAGGAAAAACTTCCTAAACTCTTTGAAGATAAAAGAAGAATCGCTGCTATTACTGCTGTGGCTGCTGTAACACAGATGTACGGGCAGAGATAA
- a CDS encoding Tm-1-like ATP-binding domain-containing protein, with amino-acid sequence MGKTIVILGTFDTKGDHLQLLKEKIASRGHRVIMMDLSLGGNSPIKVDITPQEIAGLMGKNTEEFMASRDRHMKSEVMVKGAQEKILELLSRQEVDGAVALGGASMALMGSRVMSRLPFGIPKVIATSAAMPAYSAEWFNSMDILVMQIIMEFTGMNKLLTHAIGQVAGVISGMAEESLPHTSLALPYPSVAITEIGFCPKCARHVEMLLEMKGYNVCTFHAQGISERAMDRLISHGFFDGIIDIVPAGLIEEIYQGNRPAGMERLDAACERGIPMIIAPCTVNLTGCGVTRNNREKYISRPRVMKMDEMRAMTRYNADELQYAAGFYREKLNKAKGPVKFFVPLKGWSAIDREGSVLYDPEGDLVFIDALKDGLKPEVEIVDVLCNLEDPEFAEAMVEAFDRIFKESQHA; translated from the coding sequence ATGGGAAAAACAATCGTTATTCTGGGAACTTTTGATACCAAGGGGGACCACTTACAGCTACTAAAAGAGAAAATAGCCTCAAGAGGGCACAGAGTTATTATGATGGACCTTAGCTTGGGAGGTAATTCTCCAATAAAGGTAGACATCACCCCGCAGGAGATAGCCGGTCTCATGGGAAAGAATACGGAAGAGTTCATGGCTTCGCGGGACAGGCATATGAAATCAGAGGTTATGGTAAAGGGGGCGCAGGAGAAGATATTAGAGCTCCTTTCCAGGCAGGAGGTAGATGGTGCAGTGGCCCTTGGTGGGGCATCGATGGCGCTTATGGGATCGCGGGTAATGTCCAGACTTCCCTTCGGGATACCGAAAGTTATTGCAACGTCGGCAGCTATGCCTGCTTATTCGGCAGAGTGGTTTAACTCCATGGACATCCTTGTCATGCAGATAATAATGGAATTTACAGGAATGAATAAACTTTTGACCCATGCCATCGGACAGGTTGCAGGAGTGATTTCGGGCATGGCAGAGGAAAGTCTTCCACATACGTCTTTGGCATTGCCATATCCGTCTGTTGCAATAACGGAGATCGGTTTCTGTCCCAAGTGTGCCCGGCATGTCGAGATGCTGCTGGAGATGAAGGGCTACAATGTTTGCACGTTTCACGCCCAGGGGATAAGCGAGAGGGCGATGGACCGACTCATCTCTCATGGTTTCTTCGATGGTATCATAGACATTGTTCCGGCAGGTCTGATCGAAGAAATTTATCAGGGGAACAGGCCGGCCGGTATGGAGAGGCTCGATGCAGCCTGCGAGAGGGGTATTCCTATGATCATTGCTCCATGTACGGTAAACCTCACAGGATGTGGCGTAACCCGTAATAACAGGGAAAAATATATATCAAGACCCCGCGTAATGAAAATGGATGAAATGAGAGCCATGACCCGCTATAACGCTGATGAATTACAGTATGCCGCAGGTTTCTACAGAGAAAAATTGAATAAGGCAAAAGGGCCGGTGAAGTTTTTTGTTCCTTTAAAAGGCTGGTCTGCCATAGATCGTGAGGGTTCCGTACTCTATGATCCTGAGGGAGACCTGGTTTTTATCGATGCATTAAAGGATGGCCTGAAGCCAGAGGTAGAGATTGTCGATGTTTTATGCAATCTCGAAGACCCCGAGTTTGCAGAAGCAATGGTCGAAGCCTTTGACAGAATTTTTAAGGAATCGCAACATGCATGA
- a CDS encoding PEP/pyruvate-binding domain-containing protein, whose translation MSDKWIYWLEELGKEDNERVGRKCANLGEITKAGLPVPKGFCLSVGAYGMFMELTGAAEEIARLLETHKPAADDVNGIRTLSRAMRHAVESKPLPPEMADTVLSYYSQLCDQACTLDVAVSTRSAGAVSHPGQYETYLNVKGKDDLLDKVRKVWASTFNERSLAFCINKGLTLGNEPIGVAVLTMVQARSAGIAFSADPNTGDTSKIIIEANWGLGESVVSGELMPDRWVIDKETLEVRERTLGRKDKATVCLDCGIEDAEISPEKACSFCLSDEELKEIAKLANKLEAHFGLPQDIEWAVAEDKPFPNIVLLQTRAVVISKQAPVDQVLDLMVGLLAFK comes from the coding sequence ATGTCTGATAAATGGATTTACTGGCTTGAGGAGCTTGGCAAGGAGGACAATGAACGTGTAGGCAGAAAGTGTGCCAACCTTGGTGAGATAACAAAAGCAGGTCTGCCTGTCCCGAAGGGATTCTGCCTATCCGTGGGTGCTTATGGGATGTTCATGGAACTTACCGGGGCTGCGGAAGAAATAGCACGTCTCCTGGAAACACACAAGCCTGCAGCGGACGATGTTAATGGAATCCGTACTCTAAGCAGGGCCATGCGGCACGCCGTTGAGTCGAAACCCCTGCCTCCAGAGATGGCTGACACAGTGCTGTCTTATTATAGCCAACTGTGCGACCAGGCCTGTACTCTGGACGTTGCTGTTTCCACACGGTCTGCTGGTGCAGTGAGCCATCCCGGCCAGTATGAGACATATCTCAATGTTAAAGGCAAAGATGATCTTCTTGACAAGGTGCGAAAAGTATGGGCAAGCACCTTCAACGAGAGATCTCTGGCTTTTTGCATTAACAAGGGTTTGACTCTCGGCAATGAGCCTATCGGAGTGGCCGTACTGACCATGGTTCAAGCACGGTCAGCAGGAATTGCCTTCAGTGCTGATCCGAATACGGGGGACACGTCAAAGATTATCATTGAAGCAAATTGGGGTCTAGGAGAGAGTGTCGTCAGCGGCGAACTAATGCCTGACCGCTGGGTAATAGACAAGGAAACGCTGGAAGTCCGCGAAAGAACTCTCGGGAGAAAGGATAAGGCCACAGTTTGCCTGGATTGCGGGATTGAAGATGCCGAAATCTCTCCCGAAAAGGCCTGTTCCTTTTGTCTTAGCGATGAAGAATTGAAAGAGATTGCAAAGCTGGCGAACAAACTTGAGGCACATTTCGGTCTGCCTCAGGACATTGAATGGGCTGTGGCTGAAGACAAGCCCTTCCCCAATATTGTTTTGCTGCAGACGCGCGCGGTTGTGATTTCAAAGCAGGCCCCGGTTGATCAGGTTCTTGATCTTATGGTTGGCTTGTTAGCTTTTAAATAG
- a CDS encoding PEP-utilizing enzyme: MLHDAYDLSFYEFDDEKDSKEYGVLLCDVVHGRPPMKPTYMGIGWYWYYHGVRYGAETLHLPTTHGWDSRFVQGYPYITAIRTTPEEAKEREPIFREKIKPFLENFDGVWDPLKAELLKMYKEAKDARGLKEWDDIKKLSNADLLSFFLDFAYIINRKEGEIHFIMLMASFYIVGLLQEMWRTIFEEEPSIDPNFHKLMSGFENQDMKMGRMMWELGRKAVELNLDDIFRNTEDDVLIDKLNTSEAGRTWNSLYHEFLLEHGWRSDRAHSYDSPVWLEKPSMGLSRIKLLMHAPLFKFDVERVRVIKDREETEKEVLARVPEVQRPAFSLLVKAAQKSGYWSEDHGYFCDCHVGAMGRWILQEFGRRFAQAGSIDDAEDVYFLHPNEIRKAAIPLGRINLRPYVERRKKVWEENMKIEPIPFFGDISQAQDILRSDPTLLVSTQVPVVRKELKADLYGAACAPGSFQGTARVIMSVDKISELKPGEILVAPGTSTAWMVVFGIIKGLVTDGGGALSHPVIMAREFGIPCVSGTVEATQKIKTGDKIWVDGNRGVVYIMDK, encoded by the coding sequence ATGTTACATGATGCTTATGATTTATCGTTTTATGAGTTTGATGATGAGAAAGACTCGAAGGAGTACGGCGTTCTCCTATGCGATGTAGTTCATGGCAGACCGCCCATGAAACCAACTTATATGGGCATAGGCTGGTACTGGTATTATCATGGGGTGCGCTACGGAGCTGAAACCCTGCATTTACCCACTACTCATGGATGGGACTCGCGGTTTGTGCAAGGCTATCCCTATATTACTGCTATTCGTACTACCCCTGAGGAGGCAAAAGAGCGGGAGCCAATCTTCAGAGAGAAAATCAAACCATTCCTTGAAAACTTTGACGGCGTTTGGGACCCCTTGAAAGCGGAGTTACTGAAGATGTACAAGGAGGCAAAGGACGCACGGGGCCTTAAGGAGTGGGATGATATAAAAAAACTGAGCAATGCCGACCTGCTGAGTTTCTTCCTTGATTTTGCCTACATAATCAACCGGAAAGAAGGTGAAATCCATTTTATCATGCTAATGGCATCATTTTATATTGTTGGTCTACTTCAGGAAATGTGGAGAACTATTTTTGAAGAGGAGCCTTCCATTGATCCTAATTTCCATAAACTCATGTCAGGGTTTGAAAACCAGGATATGAAAATGGGCCGGATGATGTGGGAACTCGGTCGCAAGGCAGTAGAGCTTAACCTGGACGATATCTTTAGAAATACCGAGGATGATGTTCTCATAGACAAACTGAATACTTCTGAGGCCGGAAGAACATGGAACAGTCTCTATCATGAATTCCTGCTGGAACACGGGTGGCGCTCCGACCGGGCACATTCCTATGATAGCCCGGTCTGGCTTGAGAAACCAAGTATGGGCCTCAGTAGGATTAAGCTTCTTATGCACGCACCGCTGTTTAAATTCGACGTGGAAAGAGTTCGTGTAATCAAAGATCGTGAGGAGACTGAGAAAGAAGTACTTGCAAGAGTGCCGGAGGTACAAAGACCAGCTTTTAGTCTCCTTGTGAAAGCTGCGCAGAAATCAGGTTACTGGAGTGAGGATCATGGCTATTTCTGTGACTGCCATGTAGGCGCAATGGGTCGATGGATCCTACAGGAATTCGGCAGGAGGTTTGCACAGGCCGGGAGTATCGATGACGCCGAGGATGTCTATTTCCTCCATCCAAACGAGATACGTAAAGCTGCCATACCTTTGGGGAGGATTAATCTCCGTCCCTATGTCGAGCGGCGGAAGAAGGTCTGGGAAGAGAATATGAAGATCGAGCCGATACCATTTTTTGGAGACATAAGTCAGGCGCAGGATATACTCCGAAGCGATCCTACCCTTCTTGTTTCCACGCAGGTTCCTGTGGTGAGGAAAGAGTTAAAGGCCGATCTGTATGGCGCCGCCTGTGCTCCGGGGTCCTTTCAGGGAACAGCAAGAGTGATCATGAGTGTGGATAAAATATCTGAATTGAAACCCGGCGAAATACTGGTTGCTCCCGGCACCTCTACGGCATGGATGGTTGTATTCGGTATTATCAAGGGACTTGTGACAGACGGCGGCGGTGCTCTTTCTCATCCTGTTATCATGGCAAGGGAATTCGGTATCCCCTGTGTTTCCGGAACCGTTGAAGCCACGCAGAAGATCAAGACCGGCGACAAGATCTGGGTGGACGGCAATAGAGGGGTTGTCTACATCATGGACAAGTAA
- a CDS encoding AMP-binding protein codes for MSESKIPYVLGELIEDRAKRNGDRVFLRFKDQSFTYDDMNRYANRCANAFIQQGVAKGDKISIMLPNCPEYLFIWFGSAKMGAVEVPINTSYKGEFLRHIIDQSDSKVLFLDHEWLDRLKLIENDLKKLKKVVILGGLTKEESAGYNIPMISFEEFFDAPESPVDIKIYPHDPQNIIYTSGTTGLSKGALGPHKFWIVVAEQLLPLREGGKDDIFYTFLPLYHMNGQCLTTITALLAEGQMVLSDKFSASRFWEDIRKYNATQFNYLGAVIPILEKQPEKPDDIDNPIKIAFGAGCPQAVMDRFEKRFGCKCMEGFGMTEIGIPVHTTLYDRRPGSCGQPLPIYEIKLFDDEDNEVPPGVPGEIVFRPKEPFTMMLEYYNMPDKTLETFRNLWFHTGDLAKRDEDGYMYFEDRKKDSLRRRGENISSFEVERAINTHPKVLESAAVAVKAEMPEDEVKICVVLKPGEKLTPEELIAHAVERMPYFAVPRFIEFMDSLPKTPTERVQKYLLKQAGITPNTWDREKAGVEVKR; via the coding sequence ATGTCAGAAAGCAAAATCCCTTACGTACTCGGAGAATTGATCGAGGACAGGGCAAAAAGAAACGGCGATAGGGTTTTCCTTCGTTTCAAGGATCAGTCATTCACCTATGACGACATGAATCGTTATGCAAATAGATGCGCAAATGCATTCATACAGCAGGGCGTGGCAAAGGGTGACAAGATCAGCATCATGCTCCCTAACTGCCCTGAGTATCTGTTTATATGGTTCGGTTCGGCAAAAATGGGAGCGGTAGAAGTTCCCATCAATACCTCATACAAGGGTGAGTTCCTGCGTCATATCATTGACCAGTCCGATTCAAAGGTCCTGTTTCTTGATCACGAATGGCTGGACCGTCTTAAACTGATCGAGAATGACCTGAAGAAGCTCAAAAAGGTAGTGATCCTTGGCGGTCTTACCAAAGAGGAAAGTGCCGGTTACAATATTCCAATGATCAGTTTCGAGGAATTTTTTGACGCCCCAGAGTCTCCGGTTGACATTAAGATATATCCCCATGACCCTCAAAATATCATTTACACCTCTGGAACCACGGGACTCTCCAAGGGTGCATTGGGTCCCCATAAGTTCTGGATCGTAGTAGCGGAGCAGTTGCTTCCGTTGCGTGAGGGGGGAAAAGACGATATTTTCTATACATTCCTGCCTCTCTATCATATGAACGGGCAATGCCTCACCACCATCACAGCCCTGCTTGCAGAGGGTCAGATGGTCCTATCCGACAAGTTCAGCGCAAGTCGTTTCTGGGAGGACATCCGTAAGTACAATGCTACCCAGTTCAACTACCTGGGTGCTGTAATTCCTATTCTCGAAAAACAACCCGAAAAGCCTGATGATATTGATAACCCAATCAAGATTGCCTTTGGCGCCGGCTGCCCCCAGGCAGTCATGGACCGCTTCGAGAAAAGGTTCGGGTGCAAATGCATGGAAGGGTTCGGAATGACCGAGATCGGTATTCCGGTCCACACGACCCTGTATGACAGGAGACCCGGTTCATGCGGACAGCCTCTGCCTATATATGAGATCAAACTCTTTGACGATGAAGACAATGAAGTACCTCCTGGAGTGCCCGGAGAGATCGTCTTTCGCCCGAAAGAGCCTTTTACCATGATGCTTGAGTACTATAATATGCCCGATAAGACCCTCGAAACGTTCCGGAACCTCTGGTTTCACACCGGAGACCTGGCAAAGCGGGACGAAGACGGCTACATGTATTTTGAAGACCGGAAGAAGGATTCCCTCCGCAGAAGAGGGGAGAACATCTCCTCCTTTGAGGTGGAACGGGCCATCAATACACACCCCAAAGTACTCGAATCGGCAGCAGTTGCCGTCAAGGCTGAAATGCCCGAAGATGAAGTGAAAATATGCGTGGTCCTCAAACCTGGTGAGAAACTGACCCCCGAGGAACTGATCGCCCATGCAGTCGAGAGGATGCCCTACTTTGCTGTGCCGCGTTTCATAGAATTCATGGATAGTCTGCCTAAGACGCCTACGGAGCGTGTACAGAAATACTTACTGAAACAAGCAGGTATTACTCCGAATACATGGGACAGGGAGAAAGCCGGGGTTGAAGTTAAAAGATAA